One genomic region from Rosa rugosa chromosome 1, drRosRugo1.1, whole genome shotgun sequence encodes:
- the LOC133725016 gene encoding probable CCR4-associated factor 1 homolog 6, with protein sequence MPLLPKSDSILIREVWNDNLYEEFELIHKIVDDYPYVAMDTEFPGIVLRPVGNFKNSYDYHYQTLKDNVDMLKLIQLGLTFSDEEGNLPTCGTDQQCIWQFNFREFNLNEDVFANDSIELLRQSGIDFKKNNEKGIDAKLFGELLMSSGIVLNDNVHWVTFHSGYDFGYLLKVLTCQNLPDTQVGFFNLINIYFPTIYDIKHLMKFCNSLHGGLNKLAELLEVERVGICHQAGSDSLLTSCTFRKLKENFFSGSLDKYAGVLYGLGVENGQSTH encoded by the coding sequence ATGCCTCTCTTACCGAAAAGCGACTCGATCCTAATTCGGGAAGTGTGGAACGACAATCTCTACGAGGAGTTTGAATTGATACACAAAATTGTGGACGACTATCCTTATGTCGCCATGGACACCGAGTTCCCCGGCATTGTTCTTCGCCCCGTCGGCAACTTCAAGAACAGCTACGACTACCATTACCAGACCTTGAAGGACAACGTAGACATGCTCAAGTTGATTCAGTTGGGTCTTACGTTTTCGGACGAGGAAGGGAACTTGCCCACGTGTGGGACTGATCAGCAGTGTATCTGGCAGTTCAATTTCCGGGAATTCAATCTCAACGAGGATGTTTTTGCGAATGATTCGATCGAGCTGTTGCGACAGAGCGGAATTGATTTCAAGAAGAACAATGAAAAAGGTATTGATGCAAAGTTGTTTGGGGAGCTGTTGATGTCGTCGGGGATTGTGTTGAATGATAATGTGCATTGGGTTACTTTCCATAGTGGATATGATTTCGGGTACTTGCTTAAGGTCTTGACGTGCCAGAATTTGCCTGATACGCAAGTGGGGTTCTTTAACTTGATCAATATATACTTTCCGACGATATATGATATCAAGCATCTGATGAAGTTTTGCAATAGCCTTCATGGGGGACTGAACAAGCTCGCCGAGCTGTTGGAAGTGGAGAGAGTTGGGATTTGTCACCAGGCAGGTTCCGATAGTTTGCTCACTTCTTGTACATTCAGAAAGTTGAAAGAGAATTTCTTTAGTGGTTCTTTGGACAAGTATGCTGGTGTCTTGTATGGTTTAGGTGTTGAGAATGGACAGAGCACTCATTAG
- the LOC133728670 gene encoding uncharacterized protein LOC133728670: MRSREIGLLIDQLQTLFSLPLSTANQEECSALNAKLECSLAEEDANWKQRSKDTSKGMEDLVLHYFSTMFESNDINSIHIIMLLSSCSLSTEGVFSLKLDMSEAYDRMEFSGSCSIEIGFHRVMDRCDYKVCDNLKYAFLVNGQPKGHLTPTRGLRQGDPLSPHLFLLCIEVFSALLERKVRNGELQGIKVCEGAPIIHHLLFADDSLLFGKATLHECHHIQNVLHNYELASGQQINFSKSSIVFSKRVPEVDNCAITGFLGVSIEVEHEKYLGLLIYLGRNRTKAISSCGGLK; this comes from the exons ATGAGAAGTAGAGAGATTGGGTTGTTAATTGATCAGCTTCAGACTCTATTTTCTTTGCCTTTGTCAACTGCAAATCAAGAGGAGTGTTCTGCTCTAAATGCAAAATTGGAATGTTCATTAGCAGAAGAGGATGCAAACTGGAAGCAGCGTTCCAAA GATACTTCTAAAGGGATGGAGGACTTGGTGTTGCACTATTTTTCCACCATGTTTGAATCCAATGATATTAATTCTATTCATATCATAATGTTGTTGAGCTCCTGCAGCCTAAG CACTGAGGGAGTCTTCTCTTTGAAGCTTGATATGAGTGAGGCTTATGATCGCATGGAGTTTTCTGGAAGCTGTTCTATTGAGATTGGGTTTCACAGAGTCATGGATAGGTGTGATTATAAAGTGTGTGACAATTTGAAGTATGCTTTTTTGGTTAATGGCCAGCCTAAGGGCCATTTGACTCCTACTAGGGGACTCAGACAGGGTGATCCATTATCACCTCACCTGTTTCTTCTGTGTATCGAAGTATTTTCAGCTTTGCTTGAGCGAAAAGTTAGAAATGGTGAGCTGCAGGGCATTAAAGTCTGTGAGGGTGCCCCCATTATTCATCACTTATTGTTTGCAGATGACAGTTTGTTGTTTGGGAAAGCTACTTTGCATGAGTGTCATCATATCCAGAATGTTCTGCATAATTACGAGTTGGCATCTGGTCAACAAATTAATTTTTCTAAGAGCAGTATTGTTTTCAGTAAGAGAGTTCCTGAGGTGGATAATTGTGCTATAACAGGTTTCTTGGGTGTTTCTATTGAAGTCGAGCATGAGAAGTATCTGGGCTTGCTTATTTATTTGGGGAGGAATCGGACTAAGGCCATCTCCAGCTGTGGGGGGCTAAAATAG